CATGGAGACCCTGGTTCGGAGGCTGCGGgaggctagtgttcctgtatatgctcccgcagggagcagcatatacaggaacactacgggAGGCTTTCCTCCTGCCCCACCTTTCGGCGCAGGCGCGCAAGACGCTGCTCGAACTGACTGAGCTGCGCGCCTCCAGATGGCAGTTCAACCTCGCCCAGCAGCTGTACTACTTCCCTTATACGCAAGCCTCGAGCACCGCAAGCGAGCCGCCGATGTCGCCAAGGTGTCGATCATGACGACCAGTCGCCTCTTTCTGTATTCGGGAATATATCTGGCTGCACCGCAGCTTGCTTTTGGCATTCTGGAGCGTTGGCGACACTTTCCAGGGAGTCAAAGCTGGATGAGTCAGAGCACACACGATGATGCTCTAACTCACAATGACCAATTGTTGCTTTCAAGGCCGAAAGCCATCAGTTTATCCGCATTGTCTTCCAGTCTGGATGGTCATCTGTCAGTCCAGTGTTGAATTAGCGGCATGTTGACCAATTGTAACCACCAAGTTAATATTTCTTCGCCTCCCGGCCAAAAGAATGTGATTGCTACTTTATACAAATATTCTGTTACGAGTTGGGTTACAAGCTGCTGTACTACTTAATCCCTCTTCATTATCTATCCTGGTGTCCTGCACCGTcttacaaaaataaaattaagaagCCCTAAGAAACCCTACGAAGCCCTTAGGTGGTTTGCGGCAAGTAACTGAGGAATATTTGGCACCCATTCATCATGGTGTACTGCCTTCTTTATTTTCCGCTAGCGTAATTCTTCAGTGTTAGGAGCAAGTATTTTTTCTTAGTTTGTGGTGTGTAAACATTCTCGTCCAGCCAAGCACCCAGCCGCTTCTTTTATCGATTCAAAAGCAGAGGAGAGCACTGACAATGCTTTTTGTGCGTGCTTAGCAATGTTTGCAGCCTTCGTTTTTGTTGTAAATAATGTTATAAAACGGTAGCTTTCAATGCTGTGTTCATTTCAatcgatgccccccccccccccccccccccccccccaggggcgtcagcagcttgcaggcgttggtgagcgGCGACACCAAGGGTCCCTGAGCATCGGCAGGGACATCcctgcagggggatgatggtgggCAGTGCGTTACCACGGACCCGaacacccgcgcttagccgtgcgtggcatcgccatgtccgcGGAAATAGGAATCCTGGTGGTTgtgccgatgccgagtgtttggacctttaaggcccccggcggaggcaacacatcacttttgccccagcttcctgtagacggcacctccggcctggcccgaccgggggaaatcgacagtcgccttttcctgtcctcctgtcctcctgtctttcactttcctgtctTTCTCACCAGTTTCCTGTCTACCCCTATCTTCTTAGTTTTTTTCCCGTTTCCTGGCTGCTAGGGTTAACCTTCTGTGGCTGACAGACCTGTCTCTCGCCATATTTGGTTGCAgtagtggtgtacagctggcatgggcaagATATTTGTAGCGATAGCTTGTGTCTTGTGCATGTCTTGTGCAAGTGCAAAATTTATTTTCCGCATTTTTCGAAGTCGCTGGGTGATGTGAAGTTGTTGTTCATATAGTCAAACAGCTTCTTGACGGATTTCAGCCTCGAGTAAGCACCCATGCCGCATTTGTTTTCTGGGTCATCCAATTCGACGTCGAATACGGCGATGCCATACTTGACCGATGTGTGGTCTTTCTTGCCTTGGCAGAACTAGTCGATGGAAAAAAAGGGCAGACACAAGGCGAATATTTATTTTCAATGCATGAAATGCAATTAAATTAATCCCTCACAGCAGCCTCCAGAGTACTTTATTTATAAAAAGGTCCTGTTTCCTACATCTCATAACCTCCACATGATGGTTAACATTTGCACGCATCTATTCATTGAAGTTCCCCTTAAATAGACAGTCAAAGGCGCAAATCATCTAGGCGCTCATGCAGGGGCAAGTTTGCATAGGGCCAGCACCCACACTGCACTAAACAAGAAGGCGTAGTCCACAGGTACAGTGATGCAGTTGAGAACGTATAGCCTTAGAAAGACTGCATGAACCATGAGTGGAATTATCAAGGTATAAACTTGCGGGTGGGCTAGGCGTGCGTCCCGAAGGTGACAAGTGCGCTGTAGCGTTTTCATAGCACGTTCAGGCCCCAACATTTCGTTTTTGCTGGCATGGTAAGCattttgaatttattttttctctccaCCCGGAAGCGCCAAATTTCGGACACGTTTTTGCATAATAATAATGGTGCCTAATTACCTACTGTAATTAGACATTACCTATGGTGCCTAATTACCTATGTGTCGTAAGTGCGCTTTCTTCACATACGCCACAAGACAATTTCTCGGAGGCAATCGTCGGGCATCACGCCAGAATATTTACCTGCGTATAAACTTCGGCGTAAAACCGCAAATCTAAAAATGCCGCATACTCATGACCTCTGGCGTATATGCCAACGAGCTACGAATATATGCCACAAAGCTGCGTCGGATTAACGTTCAGTGTTGCGTCTAGCCGCGAGATGTCCTCAGTGTCGAAGCTTCCCCACACTACCGTAACTTATGTATTCTGGGCATCGGTACTTCCCGGCCAACTTCTACAGCATTCAAATCAACCAGCAGGTGAACAAAGATTTCTGTCACGACATACTACGGCAACGCAAGGCGCGGTGGCGCTTCCGACCTGGCTTGTTCGCGAGTTGGTATCGGTGATTGCCACCGACGCTATCTCTGGCGCACTTCAAAAGCTTACAGGTGCCATCGTTTCGCGCAATTATCCTGATGTACAAGGCAGAGAGATTTCCGAAATAGTCTTAGCGCATAAAAAAATCCGGTAAAAGTGCTGTAttgaaaaaaaacagcagggACACTTAACATCCGCCTTAAGGATATTggtaattctctacattcatagatccctgggagtcctcataccactcctggaacAGTGGCGCTGTAGTAAAGCCATgtaccactgccctgcaatggcaggtgctgccaccggcgggccttgtgcgaactgccatctgccacggtggacTGTTTTCTCACAATCGAGTGGGCAGaatgtgatgatgccgcaaggtcacgtgaccaaagtggcccgcctgcctcctgCGTTGCTTCTAAGAGGATTTTTCGCCGATTTCTCGCTCCCCGTCAACGATGGTGACCTTCAAGCCTATGACGCCGATGCCAGATTTTAAGCGACACGAGCTGCTTAACCCTATTACGTTAAAACATCGTTTAGAACTAAATACTTCCCGATGTAATATGAGACCAGAACATGATGCTTATCTTCATTTTCCCTATGTGATTATGTAAATGTATATGATTATGTAAAGACCAGCACCACAAAGGGTTGCCATCACTCACGATAAATATTATTCAGTAGAGAGGAGAGGGTTTGTGCCTTTTTGGAATTTACCCCGTTATATATCCCCAGTCCTCAGTTCTACTTGCAGCGAGCGCTTGAGAAATTACAGAAAGCGAGCTGTATTAATCCGCGAGTTAAAACTGGCTGCATATATGTAGTGCGAAAGCACAGTACAAGAAATGTATTCAAGGGCCGGGAGcaagtattttctttaaaaaattgagAGTGGAAAAATATTCCAAAGTTGCAGATGTCATAGAGACCTAGCATGTCTGGCAACTTCTGTTGACAGCTGCCTTGATGGCATAGCCCTTCATCATTGATTCACAGTTGACAACGCTAACCAAGAAAGTGTCGAAGAAATTTCACGCTATTTTTCGTCGTGGTTAATGAACAGGCGTGCAGTGTCAGTCTAGAGTGGAAGCGTTTAAAGAACCTCGCCTACCGGTACACCGCTTTGCTGCTTCCATTAAGGTCACCAAATGAAGCAATACCAAGCTAGAAGAAGACGTGACACAGACGTCACTCACCTTCATTGCCATCGAGCGGGAGTCGTCGAAGGCAATGAATTTCTTTTCCTTTGCGCTCGAGTAGAAAGGCGCCACCGGATTTCTGTCGGAGAAACCGAACTCGTAGTTGCTGTTCTTGCAGTACTGCATAGCGGGAAGGGGTAAGAGCAACAGAAGAATGAGCTGAAATAGTTCAGCAGGAATCACCTCTTACtctgatcaatcaatcaatcaatcaatcaatcaatcaatcaatcaatcaatcaatcaatcaatcaatcaatcaatcaatcaatcaattaatcgaTCGATAGATCAATAAATGAGTGAATCAATGAATGaactaatgaatgaatgaatgaatcaatcgaTAAATGAATTaacgaatgaacgaatgaatgaatcaatcaaataataaatcaatcaacaaataaataaagaaattccTTTGCTAGCTAAAACATTATCTGCGGTTTAACCGCGGCTGAACCTGATTGTAgatcgaaagctgtggtgtatcgggcaagtaaacGCGGCTTGGCTTCTGTATACAGACGCCAAGCCTCAACGTTATGGCGCTGAGtgcgttccgtacactggatGATAGGCAGCGCGGCcagcctgccaccctggcaggtggcggttaaattaatggttcattgcgagaggttggtcacccagtgaacgctgatGCCTATTCTACCACCCTCTATTTGCGAATCGAAGGTTAAAGGTCAagcggtgcgacaccatggtAAACCACATATGGtgaggcctatagccacacttgacctctggctcacttggagGTCTACCGGCAACGCACTGTGAAATAGCtttacctggcgtagtgaagctttcgcttcaaaaaagtaCACGTCGTCGAATGGTAGCATCGGGGATCGAAGAGTGGCTGTCGGACCTTAACGGAGTGGCTAAGAAGTAGGTATAGAAAAGCGCcgactaggagccaccaacgtcacggcaaacgctaatgctttcgcatttctccaatgcagtctctgcagtgatcTCGAAGTTTTGTGAAAGAAGATTGCCTTtgtttgtgtctgtgtgtgcacGCATATACGTCCCGCCACAATAAAAGCTccgttgcgagacagcgcttgtagCGTCTATTCCTCCTGTGTTGTTCGTCCGTGTGCGCTGAATATTGTTTTCAACGTGAATTACATCCGACTAGCCCAACTCGCCATCCTTCTACACGGAGACAGCACTGGCACCATCTAAGAACTGCAACTCAGTAACTAGAAACATAAACTCAGTCGGCAGTTGACGCCAGTCTTGTCTCTGTGTGTTTGTCCTCGTGTCTTCGCGTTCGCATTTGTGCAAGAGCTAACAGCACGACCAGTCTAAAGCCGCTGCGGAAGAAATCAGCAAAATCGAACGCATAGAGTCGCGCCGTTTGGATGTATTACGCCCAACTGTCCTCTATGGTTTTGAAGGTGCTTCGTTCACGCTGCGTAAGTTGAAGCCTATTAGATTTTTGAATTAACACGAAGGGATGCGAGAATGGTTGGTTATCTTTTTATTACGTTTGTTTCAAGCGCAGGATAACGAACACGAAAAGCGTCGGCCAAGTTATGAACTTCGCATGCATTCCCAAACTTGCGCTTCTAACGCAGTCTTCGCATCACTTCATCGAGCCGCGCCTGgggcagaaagaaaacaaaacaaaacaaaaaagtctAGTCGCAAGAAACGCGACGACGCGCCGTCTGCTCATGGAAGCAGCGGCGCAGTGACGCAGTTCTATCGCTGATAAGTGCATCAGCTCCCACCGCCATTGAAAAGGCCTGTAGTCGACATTAATGCGCATGCGCTAGGGCTGACTCGGGGGTAAAAAATGCGACTGACGGAGACCGCCAGTCATTCTTCGTTGGTGCTAGCTGCGAGAGCTTGTTTTCGCCGCAGTACAAGCGGCAGTGCTGCTGGACATGCCTCTGTGCGCGTTGCCAGCGGGTTGCTGTCGTTTTCACGTGTTCACCAGAGACGCATGGATGCAGTTGCGTCGAGGCCTACCGACGACTGCCGAGGAACACGCCTCTCcgagccaggccgtcggcatcgaaggtgagtgcggggcaaggcctcgcggcgagggcgatGTGTGTCCGTGAAACCCGTTGGACAAAATTTAAGCTTCACTCGCGCTGTTCCCGCGAGCATTGAGTGATAGCCAGCAAGTAACACGCAGCGCGTAGAGGTTTCATGGCCTGTCGCCATCGGGTTTCTTGTTCGTGACGGAAGCGTGGCGAGCTAGGATTCAGCTTCAGGCTTAGCTCGCAATTGGCAGGCCAGCTTTAGGTATTGAGCCAGCGACGAAACCtcgtatgcagggtgtttcacctaagactttgcacagtttttgaaagtgggcagtttgagttagaagagtgcttgtttcggcatagcattgccggCGGTGCAGTGCGTCGgagtacagctaaggcgtgctaactagcacgCTGGTTAAGTAATACTGAGCAGTTGACTTTTTACTATTGCTCTTGGGCTCGTTGATTGTtttgtggcccaccgtaagtggCATCCATGTCAGTTTTTGGAGTTTCAGGAGCGTGgttttcctcggcgctgtggcccaacaaacatTGGCTACATCACGCCAAAGTACACTACATGCGCGAGAagcttgcaagcaaagcaacttctccactGCATGCAACTCATtcaaatagccaaaatttgttgggccacagcgccgagggtggccgcgttttcgaaattctggaaACTGTTCGGGatgttgcttacggtgggctgcacgtctGTCGGTCAAGGGTGCTTTAACTGTGACAGTTGGAAGGTTGACTATTCAGTGCTACTTAACCGGCGTGCTAGTTAGTCCGCCTTCGCAGCATTCTGATGTAGTACTACGCCGCTTGCAGTGCTATGCCGAAAGGGTCGCTCTTCCACCTCAAAAAGCCTACCTTTGGGAATTGTGTGGGGACTTGGGTGACCCCGGTATGCCAAGCTTTGCTCGCTGCCTCAACTGGGTGTAGATACGCGAGCTCGCTGTCGTTTGTGTCACGAAACAAAAACTCGTTCCGAACGCCGTAGCGACCAGGCCACCATGTCGTGCAGCCGAACGCCCAGGCGCGCACATTCTTTTGAGACATGTGGTTTGTGGCCGTGCACGGcgctcggaaattctcgccagcctcgtccagcaactccgaagaacggacgctgcctgcggtctgcggcacatcgtgtttccgccGCAGCCAAGGTCTGTTCGCTTCCCTTACTTTTTTCAGCCACGCGGCGCAAGGCTTCAGTCGCGCCCACTTTGCCCACCACGGTGAGTTATGTGCAACTGCGATATGATTTCGTTTctcttgccttcttttctttctttgcagtTGTGATCACTCCAGTGTTCTCATACTTGATCCAACGGCACTGGTGCATACCAGATATGGCAGATGCGGGTCGTGGAAGGTTCCTTTCGTGCACCCTCTGCCTCCTGCCACAAACGCTGCACTGTCGGGtgctttgactgcactgcatcgcagcgtccaGTATTCTGCGTTTTCAATAAGCAGGACCACGACTTATCGAAACGAGAAGACTAGCACGCCTGCATATGAAAGCGGTACCCCGTAAGGCTCTTCAATACTAGGTGTCGCTTAAAGGGGTGGAGGATGTAGTTCCGTCGAAGTCCCGACAATACAGCCAGTGTACAGCGTGACCCTCGGAGCACTTTGGAATGCTCACGACATCCATGGTTGCAATGAGAGGCCTTTGTCGGGCTGGCGGGTGCATGTTGAAGGAAATGGTTGCACAGCGCTAGCAGACGGAATGGAAGAGAACACAGTACATGTCTGTTATTCTCTTCCGTCCCGTCTGTTCGCTCTGCTCAGTCGTTTCCATCTATGGTTGCATTTGGCAAaggttcgttttttttctctgcagataTGCCGGCTTAGGGTCTCACTTGCACAAGGACAGCACGGAGCCGACTCGGCAACCGCGAGCTCAGAACTTTGGTCTCAGTTGGGCACCCATGTACTCGCGTTGCTGCTGCCTCTTGCCGCAAACGCTGTACTGTCGGCtgctttgactgcactgcatTGCAGCGTCGTTTTCTACGTTTTGAATAAGCAGGAACACGACTTATCGAAACGAGAAGACTGGCATGGCTGCAGATAGCCCCGTAGGGCTGCTCAATACCAGGCGCCGCTGAAGGGGGTCGAGGATGTAGTTCAGTCGAAGTTCGCGTGGATTAAGCCACGTTTGTTTCCGACAGTGCAGCCAGTGTACAGTGTGACCCTCGGGTGACTTTAGAACGCTCACGACGTCCATGGTTGCAAGAAGAGGGCTTGATCGGTCTGGTTGgtttctgtgttctcttccatcccgtctgttcgcgctgctggGTCGTTTTCATCTGCGGCTTCACTTGGCAAAGTTTCCTTTTTGTCTTTGCAGATATGGCGGCTCAGGGTCTCCCTTGGATGAGGACAGCACAGAGCGGACTCGGGAAGTCCGATCTCGGATCTGTGGCCCCGGTCCAGCTTCCATGCACGACGCAAGGCGTTCCCTTCCTGACTCGGCCTTCTTTTTAGCTCTCTTGACACCAGGAGTAGGGTGGTAAGTGCAAGCGAATCAAAGCCCGCATGTCATACGGCAGTTCTGCTCCCGACAGTAAGGAAAGTGGGCAGCGTGTCCGTCGGAGACTTCTATCGCATACGCCCGACATCCGTGCTTTTCCCTTGTCTTTGCAGATACGCCGAAAGTACGAGCTCGGATCTCTGGCCCtgtccggtagtccacgcaggaTATTCAATTCCTGCCTCAAGTATTCCTCCTCCCTCCACAAGACGTTTATCTAATTACAAGTTTGTTATGGCTCTACAACAGTTAATGGCCCACATAACCCTTGGTCTGTTCGCCCATCGTTCAATATAAATTGTTATTTTCGGAATTGTCTCCATCCTGCTTAGTCGTATGACTGCCGGTCCCCCATGTTAAGCTAATGTCGCCCAATTCAGCTGCAGGTAGTGTCCCTTTTGTATGGCCGCACACTCCAGAGTTCATCACTGCACTTCACCACATTCGCACATGTCGTGCATGTATTGCACGTACACTGGAGTCATTGTCATATTTCACACAGCAAGCATTCCTTTTGTGTTGGTAATAATCTCGATGTCTGCGAATACTTTTATTCAAGCAAACATCTCGGCAACATTACGGGCATTTCCATATCTTTAATCTATTTTGCCTTCCATAGCTGTTTGTAGACGTCCGGTCGAATGCCCAGATGTTTGGAGTTACTTCACAAATTACACAATTTGAGCCAAATCGCTCATTCTCTCATTTATTTCCAACTATATTTTACCCGTGCCTATGCAATTAAAAAACAGACCTTCTCATCAGTGCACTCATTCCTGATCACCTGTATATGCTAATGAACAGattttgcatactttcaagggggcCTCTTTTCCAGGCAAGGTGGACGTCAGTCCGGCTCTTTTGCGGTGTGCAAGGCTGCTTTTGTTTTTTAACATACTTTCGGCTCTATTTGTCCACTTCGCTTCTTCTTTCCCTGCCTTGTTGCCTTACGTATTTCAACTCATGTTCATGTCTCAGCCTTTCAGTTTTCCTGTTTGAGTGTATAGAGATGCTCAGTGTCCTTCCTTCTGTCATGAGTCGTTTTAACCATCCTTGTGCACCAAGGAAAGTGAAAACTGAGAAACTTGTGGAGCGTGCTCAAAATAGAAAGGCGAAGCAAGGATTGTGAAAGAAAAACTGACATGCCACAACGACGTGGCACATGAACTCCTTGAAGACATGTGCAGAGTAACATTCTAATCGCCGGTGGCGCAACACGGCAAACGGGCTTCATCTCCTTCCCGTGGCCTGTCGACTGGGCGTGGACACCAACGGTCTCCTTCCGTCAACACGATGAGGGCCCCTAGTCGGCGCCACTGGGACATCGGCGCGGTGACCTGCTGTCCCCCGAACCATCGTCGCCGCTTTGCGAGGGCTCATGCGTGCGAGCTCCCAGCTGCTCTAACGACGTGGTGTAAGGAGCTGCTGCCTTCACCTGTCCCTGTCCATCAACGACAGGAGGCGGCGCATCGAGGCCTCGATAGTCCGAGTAAGCAAACTGCTCACAAACCTTGGTTTTCTGTTATGCCATATTGATTACCTATTGGTAGGACTCGCAGTCTGATTTGTTTGCGTTGTATGTGCGAGCTTTGCTTGGCGGCTCTGCGTTGTATAAAATGTCTCGTTTGCAGccacattgttttatttttatcccccccccctttttttttcagatagctGCCGTGCCTTCGTCTCCTTGAGGCGCTCCACTCCTCGAAATCAGCGCTTCAGTATCGGATCCTCAActtagccgttttttttttggcattcagCGTGCTCTTGCCATGAACTGCATACATCGTCTTCGCTGCGCCATTCAGTATGTCCGTCGGGCAACGTACTCCACCGCCTTCATCTCCCATCGCACTTGActccggaaaagaaaaaaaaaactcctgtgCCTTCGAATGTTGTCTCCTTCGCAAGGATTGCCAATAAATAATTTGCACAGCAGTTTCTTACTTGTCGCCACTCGAGTGCTCGCCGGCGCCAGCCGGCTTGAGCGCCTTGAGGTGGTCGTGACTATCGCGCTTCTCAGTGCTTCCCGCaatgagaaagaaaacgaaaaggagTGCGCTTCAGGATAGTTTCCTCGTTTAGAGCCTTACTTCTCGCGTTTGCGGTCTCACCGTTATGCGTTATAACGCAAACCCTGTGGctccgccgccacgctgtcacgtggttggtcgcgtggtgcggagcagctgtcggtgcgcggcaccgtggctgatcacgtggttggtcacatgaccaagtccactcggccagctgtagttatcgcgtcacaggtttaaccagagctcaaaccaccgccaattttttgaagAGAGAAAACTTTAATGAAACACCAGTCAGTGAACGCCAGCTGAAGTTTAACCAGCGCTGACACGTTACTCTGCTTTTTGGATTGCGTTTTGGGAGATACCGAGGAACAGTGAAGGGTGCCGGAAATAGATAATGCGTGGAGAAGTCGCGTTAGACTGTTGCCCGATATGTAACAATACGCGGACACAAATTCTTGCATTAAAATTCGTAAAGTTGGCCGAATATAAAACGGCAAAGCTTTTAAAGTGACATCAAAGAAACTGATTTGTAGAATATTTCCAGCTTTGTTGTTTTCAGCGTTAGAAGAATGGTAGTCGCTGGTTCTCGCATCTCTGTAAGTTTAAAGCAAGCAAAAGTGCTGCTTGCGGTATTTTTCATTTGCTTGTTGTAACAGCTTTCGTCCTCACGAGAGTGATGACGGACTCTCTTACTCCtcggaaaaatgaaaaaaaaaggcatcgtTGCTCTTAGCAGGACGTCAAGTGAAACTCAACCTGATCATCAACCAACCGCAGTTGCATAAAAAGATCGTTCAAGCTGCCATTTTGGCTTCACTGATGCACCGCTTATAGGTACAAAACCGCTACTAGATATCATGCTTGAGCATAGGCTGGCCAAATGAGCCAAGAAAGTGTCAACAGTTTATGCTTATATATGACAGAGCCGCTAAAGAAAATGCCCAAACTGTTCTTCCGAATCCATTGACCATTAGAACCTGAACGCCGTTCCTTAGTGAGCGTAAAACGAATACCACTTTTTTCATTAAATACCTTAATAAATAACATGTTTCGTATTCGAGAGGTTGTATCTCCGTAAGACTAGCTTGGAGTGTCATAGCGAGATCCTGTTATTTTGTGACTGCTCTGTCAGCATGAATTAGGCCTTATGCCCTTTACAGTATCCCCAGTCTGAATGTCTAAAAGAACTAGTAATTGTTACGATATTATGTAGCCTTATTATCGATGGTAAGTATATGTAGGGACTCCGGAGTTTGTTCAGTGTAATGAGCCATTATGTGGAAAGTGTGGAACCaggtttccttttctttttctttcgtcgGAGTTGCATTTTCCTGCCCCTTCGTCCAGGTGAAAATAGTCTTGTTGAATTTTTGCTACATAACTCATTTCCCATCCTCATTTACTGCATCGTCCGGAAGAGGAATATTGTCACAAACAAGGTGCCTTTCCAAAGTAAAAGTATTGCAACTACTTGGGAGTTTAAAATCAGA
This portion of the Amblyomma americanum isolate KBUSLIRL-KWMA chromosome 10, ASM5285725v1, whole genome shotgun sequence genome encodes:
- the LOC144108162 gene encoding uncharacterized protein LOC144108162, with amino-acid sequence MDVYCKNSNYEFGFSDRNPVAPFYSSAKEKKFIAFDDSRSMAMKFCQGKKDHTSVKYGIAVFDVELDDPENKCGMGAYSRLKSVKKLFDYMNNNFTSPSDFEKCGK